The nucleotide sequence GTTTGTCAACtaattgcttttttctttcctagggAACACTCTTGATCTTCGTGATGGGAGCTGTAGTAGCTGATGATGGCCCAACTGGTGTTAAAGCCCCTgatggaggctggggctgggcggTCCTTTTTGGCTGTTTCATCATCACAGGCTTCTCCTATGCCTTTCCCAAGGCAGTTAGTGTCTTCTTTAAAGAACTTATCCGGGAATTTGGCATTGGCTACAGTGACACTGCATGGATTTCCTCCATTCTCTTGGCCATGCTTTATGGAACAGGTAGGTAGTTCTCTGTTTCTGAAGCAGTATTGCATCACACAATGATGTCTGTAGGTCATACAGTCACTTGCAGAATGAATCATTACTTGTGTCCAAgcaaggcattaaaaaaaattactccAGAAAATATTTAAGCACATCCAGCTTGCCTATGACATTAAATCTCTAGAACTCAATAGCAACTAAAGataatgaaaagggaaaaaattgcATGGCACTCTGAAGATGAGAGAGACTATGTATTTGACTGTAGAGGATAGAACACTCTTTCAGCTTGACCTCAGAGTATggacagagaatcacagaatcatttaggttggaaaagaccttgaagattgAATCCAATCCTAAAtataacactgccaagtccaccaaaGAAGAAATGCAAACTGGCTTAAAATCATTTGGAAAAATAGTTTTATCTTAGCAGCTGTAACTTACTCTTCTTGCCTAGGTCCACTCTGCAGTGTATGTGTCAATCGCTTTGGCTGCCGCCCTGTCATGCTTGTGGGTGGCCTTTTCGCTTCGATGGGGATGGTGATAGCTTCCTTCTGCACGAGCATCGTTCAGATCTATCTAACTGCAGGTGTGATTACAGGTAAGTAGTATGCATGGTTGAAAATCAGTTAGCTAATGGCTTGGCTTGAAGTTTTGTGTAAGTGGCAAGTATCTCAATCGGCAGGATCATCCAAATGGGCTTTTGTAGAGATGGCCACTAAAGGTGGAATTAAACTGTCACTTGTTTTTTGGTAAATGTTAATTTTTCTGGTATGTTCAATAGCCAGGGCTGCAATCAGTGAAGAGTAACCAAAGAAGACAAGAATATTATGGAGATGGAAcgctttaaaaaatattatctcAGAATTCTTGAGTCCATTTGAAACAAAATGCTTTTAAGTTATCAATCAGAAAAACTGTAGTTGCAAACTTGTTAGTTAGTGATACTGTAGGCCAGTATTAATTTTTACATGCCCTCTATTCCAGGTTTGGGTCTGGCACTGAACTTTCAGCCTTCACTCATCATGTTGAATCGTTACTTTGACAAACGCCGGCCCTTAGCCAATGGGCTGTCTGCTGCTGGAAGCCCTGTGTTTCTTTGTGCTCTCTCACCGCTGGGACAGATACTGCAACATGAGtatggctggagaggaggattcCTTATATTGGGTGGGATGCTGCTCAACTGCTGTGTATGTGGAGCATTAATGAGACCTTTGGAGCCACCCAAAAAGTCTGAAGCTACCAAAGAACCAAGTGAGAAGAAAGCGAAGAAAAAACTCCTGGATTTCAGTGTGTTCAAAGATGGTGGTTTTGTAATCTACACGCTAGCAGCATCTATCATGGTGCTTGGCCTCTTTGTTCCCCCAGTTTTTGTAGTGAGTTATGCCAAGGATTTAAAGTATCAAGACACCAAAGCAGCTTTTCTTCTGACTATTCTGGGATTCATTGACATATTTGCTCGGCCTATTTGTGGAATGGTAGCTGGTCTTAAATGGGTTAGACCACGCTGTGTCTACCTCTTCAGTTTTGCTATGATTTTCAATGGCTTTACAGATCTCATGGGTTCTATGTCTGTTGATTATGCTGGCCTGGTGgtcttttgcattttctttggcATTTCTTACGGAATGGTAGGTGCTCTTCAGTTTGAAGTTCTCATGGCTATTGTTGGAACTCAGAAGTTTTCCAGTGCTATCGGTCTGGTGCTCCTGGCAGAAGCTATGGCTGTTCTAATTGGTCCACCATCAGCAGGTAAGTGGTCCATTTAGTTCAGAATTCAAAATCATTTGCATTGCATCCATTTGCACAAATTGTTTAAGGGAGCAGAGAAAAAGACAGTAAGTCACTTGAGAAGTGCAGATTGTGCTAGTGTTGCCACAGTGACTCTGTGGTTACAATATGAAGGCCAAGATATGGTGAGATGAATCTTCTGCTTCTTGGATCTATATCAAGACTGGTTGAATTGCCATCTGGACATGCTGCTCTTTCTCCACTGAAAGCCTACACTACACTTATTAGTAGATGGCTAATCCTGTATGACATGAACTTTATACACAGAGGGAATAACTTTTGTGAATTTCAGACATCTTTGGAGTTAGGATTCAGAAAATGAAACCTGTCAAGTTTTCCCTGGAAAGTACTAGGATAGATTCTCTATACCCATGGTGGatttggaaagggaaagaaaatgtcaaaagaaggagggcagggaaaaaaaaaatcttacaagGAGGACTATAAAACTGCACTAAGGAAGATAGACTGCTTCTATTCAAATGTCTCACAGCCCAAGAATATAGGGACATTATAAAATATTCAAATTCATTAGTTTGAATTCAGAATTACAAATGAATTACCgatcaaagaaaataaattattcagAATCTGACCTGAAAAATAACAACTCACCCAAACCCTACCAGTTCACTGCCATTAAATATTTACTGTTTATATCAGAAACTAAAAAGCATCAAGAATCTGTGACAGAGCTCTCATGGAAAAACTGGTACTATGCACTACTTCCTCTGACCTTCAGGTTTGGAAAGACACTTCCTTTACATTGTCCCTCCAGTTCATTCACCTCCACGAAATCCTGTGAAAATTAACTTGACTAAAGCATCAGGATCAGTTAATTACTCCAGACTATTAGCTGAGATCTGAATTTAAGCAGACAGTGCACTGCCTGTGCAAGAAAGGAAACAAGGCTGGGAGTGAGAGGAAGTTGATAATACAGAACCTGGCCACGGATGCACACATTCATCTGGGATACATGGCACCTGTCTCATTTCTTGCTGGGCTGGTTTTATCCCAGTTGCATTGCATGATGGTATCCACAAGGGATTCAGTGATTTGGAATGTGACATAATGCCAATGAATATTAAGCTGAGTTAAAACAATtgagaaatattttcttataAACTTGTTAAAATGCTATTTCAAAAATCTCACCTAGATGGCCATGGTATTTCTAGACAGGAGTCACTTAAAGTGTGTAGAAAAAGCAGGAAACAAAACTCATTGCAAGATAGCAATTTTTGTTAATTACCTGAAACATTGTCTTTTCCAGGCAAACTCCTGGATGCTACAGGGAGGTAcatgtttgttttcattattgctGGAATAGAAGTTACCACCTCTGCACTCGTATTGGCCTTGGGAAATTTCTTCTGCATTAAGAAAAAACCCGAAGAACCACAGAcaaaagaagaagcagcagaacgAGAGGAATTAAACAAATCTGAAGACAAAACTCCTGAAGATGCCAAGGTGGACTCCATTGAAGTGGAGCAGTTTCTGAAAGATGAGCCTGAAAAAAACGGCGAAGTTGTAACTAACCCAGAAACCTGTGTGTGAGCATGGGAGGAACCCAACCAAGTGTttagaaaagaaagattttcaACACTATTTATTTTAGAAATAGAACTAGTCTAGGGCTGGGCCATCTGATTTATTAACTGGAAGCCAGTCAGCTCATCAGGTCTCTGGCAGCTGATTAGCTCGACTACCTTTTATCGGAAAAATTAGCTTTATCAGTAAAAGGTGGAGCATTGTGGTTATACTTTTTATGTAAACTAAAAAGCTTTTATAAACACAAGTAAAGTGTTGCTATGCATCACCAGAAACTGCTCACTTGAAGAGATATAGGGAGAATATATTTTAAGCAAAGTGGAATTCTATGTATGCTTTCAGGCAATATTGGTGAAATCACTGTGTTGTGTGGCTAAATATAATTTCCCTTTCTGTGTTCTTTGTGAAGGGGAAAGAGTTtgagagggagaaaaatctCAGGAACTTAAAGGTCTCCATTAGGCTTTTGAACTTCTTACTTTTTTTAGATTTTTAGATTAACTGGCTCAGCCCTAATTTCATTTTGATAATATCTGTTACTCTATGTAAATGTATTTCTGAGTTTTGTCTAAACCTGTAATCTTTGTAATTATCATCTAGAGATGCTGTATGTGGGATGGCACATTACAGATACTGTCCTCAGCAGGTCACACAAAGGGGATTCTGAAGTAGtgctaaaggaaaagaaaacaagcggAATCAATCCTGACAGACTGTAAGCAAAGTTCACCTGCTTACATGCATGGATTTCATTGCAGTTCCCTGCACCAGTGAAAAACTACTGCAAATACCACAGAGAAGATGGATTTTAGGTTTAGTACAATCTTCTGAGTGTCCACTCTGTATATAAACTAAACAGTTTCAAGTTTCCTGATGACTTACAGAGTGGGTAGGCCCAGGGAAGGGACTGGACTATTTTGTAACATTTTGGCCAGCTTTAAAATGCAATGTTGGCAAACATAGGAAGGTCTCAACatgttgattttatttatttgattttttaaaacttCATCCCACTTCCCTGTCCTTTTGCTCAATTTGTGGATGTGCAAGTAGCCATTCTTGTTGTCTGAGGAAAACCCATGGAACTATTGGTCATATTTACCACAGCAATGCTTAAGGACAATCAAGAATGGGCTTGGCTCTGCTACTCATTGCACAAACAGAACAGGGAGTCTCTTGGCCAGTCTTGGAATCTTCTCTGACATTGGTATGGGGGAAcgagaagaaacagaaacacaTCAGACAAGCAGTGACAGCACATTTGAAGAAatgcaggaagggaaaggatTCATTGTGAGGACACTGAATagaaaaggaagataaaaagaagacatgctctatattcttttttttcccacccaaacacaTTCAAGAAATGTGATCTGTTCAAAATCACGCAACCACCCACTATAAAGTTACTGCAACCCACCTTTCAGCTCTGGTTATAAAAAAGCTCTCCAGGCTTTGTGGTGACTGCAGTAACAATCTTCAAAACAGACTAATTGTTACAGATTCAGTTTTCCTGTTGGTAGCAATGGAATATTGGCTTTTAGGTGCCAAAATTGTTCCACTTAATCACTGAAAACTAAAAAGACCCTGATCCCTTCAAACCCTGTGCCCCTCTGAAAAATAACATCCTTCGTTATTTAACACTCACCCATTTTAACAGAAACACGCAGCAAAGCCAACAAAGTGCCAAAACCATGAATCATTCCCTAATGGAACTATCTCAGATACCATCTTCCATCCTGGTACTTTCTTCAAAATGGTTTTGCATTGTTAGGACAACCTTGCATGGAAATAAAAAAGCTAGGATCACTATGGGCTTTTTGagtgattttaaaaagaaatggatGCTACACCGAATAAACTCGTTATTTTTATATTGCATCTAGTGCATTACTTTAAAACCTTCTATTAATGCAACAGCAGGAATTGTGCTGGCATGTCCTAGTGGGAAGAACTCAAGTCACCAAACTTAGCTTCGGTTTGCTAAAGACTAAATCAGTACTTGGAACAAAACACTGCTAGCTTCAGAAGGTCATTTGAAAGGGCGAGAGGAAAATGGAATCCACAGATCAATTTATATCCCTAGAGGATGCTTCAGATGGTATATGCATGCCTGATGGAGCTTTCAGATAGGACTTCCCTGTTGAGCTtcaaaaagcaaacccagaaaccTCCCCAAAGGTGAATTTGGATTCCCAAAcagacattttgttttcttactgTGGGTTTTGATCACCAGATTTCTTTGCTAGATGATGCAATACTGTTGTCACAGAACTAAATGGTTATTCCCTTGACCTCAGGTTTTGGCACCTCTTAAGTTTCCATACATTCTGTAAATTGTCTAAACTGTAACATCTCCAAAACTTGGGACTTACCTCACTGACTTTCCAGACTATGTTTCATTTCCCATACATAATACCTTTACAGTTAAGCTGAAAACAAGAAATGTTTATGGTACAAGTTTATGTGATGGGGGCAGAAGAGGGAATTTTTAAGACAAAGGAAACTAATTTCCACAAGACACCATAAATAATTTCTAAAGTAAATCTAGTGTTCACAGAATGTGCCCTGTTGGGCTATGCAAGTGCTTTTAATTGACTCAATGATGAACTGCTCTGAGGAGGACTGCCAGTGCTCTCATGCTATTTTCAGCAGAGATCTTCCAATAGATTGCAGTGTTTGTGAGAGCAGGAGATGCTTACTGCATGAGAGGGCAAATCACAGGACTCGACTGTGAGAAATTAGGGTATTTGATTTGCTGATCAATTTCATGCAAGTTATAAAGTATTTTGCTGTTTTTCATTACAAGAAGCATCAACACAAGAATGAACAACTCCCAGTGCAAGTCTCTTAGCAAGATCAAAACTAGAACTCTTCAGAGTACTGAGTTCTGAAGCCATTGAAACTCCCTGCTTCCACTCTGTCCCATTCAGGGGTGACACCCAGGTGTGTGCTAGCCCACCAGCCCTATTTCCATTCAGCTGCCTTTATTTCCTTGGAAAGAGACATTATAGTGAGGGGAGTGAAACCTCCATGCAAGCCAGATCCCTAGCCTGAAAAACtgcaagccagcagtgctggggcatgTACCAAACAGCTATCATGGACATGGCCACAGAGGCCCTTACATTGAGCTCCTTTGTACACATCTCCCTCCTTCCTATCCCAagaggttttaaaaaaaaaaaaggcaagcagcaAGTCCTTAGGTTCCCAGCACTGCCTTAGAACACCTGCTAGGAACCAGTACACATAGAAGGGAAGGAGGTTATTTGAACCCTTTCTCTTGACAAGACTAGCCTGGCTCCATAATTTAACACTGCTTACTGTAAATTCAGAAGGACTTGCTTTTAAACCTCTGCAGGTATTTTAGTATAGTATTTCTTTAATCTCAACACCACTGAGATCCCCTTAAGAGCAGTTTGTGAGATGTGTTCTTCATACATTTTGAGGCCATGCATAGTTGGAGTCATAAAGCATTGCTAAAGAGACACTAACTGCCTAGAGTCACAAGCAGAACAGTTCCAGGCAACATCTATCTGGATGAATTTTGTTCAGCCTTTGCCTGGTCAAAATTTTTGCAATTTTTTCATTGAAAAAAATGGaataaaagggaaaggaaatcaTTACACAACTGAATTGCCAAGCATCCCAAAGACAACACTGTAATTTGCTCTTGCATCATACACTATTGAAACAAATTGAATTCCTTTAGACACAGAGTTCATAAATCTATTTAAGATGTCTGTGAGGGAAGCAAAGTTGCAGAAATTCCAAGTACAATACTACAGAATGGGTGAAAGACAGATGATTGTTCTGAAACTAATGAGGGGTCTTCTAGTGTACAGGCTAGCATGATTTTTACATCTTTGTACATTCTATAAATTGTGTACTATAGGATTTATGGCTGAAATATTTTATGTTTGATCATAGATCTTAAGCCCTTAATTTTGTAATGCAAGGAGAGGGTATGTGTATAGATGCctgtaacacacacacacactgaagagctgtatatgtgtgtgtgcatatatatatatttatacctACATAAATACGTATCAGATATGCAAAATACCCAGTAGATAGAATAGAGACAGTTTGTCTGTTTACTAGACAATGAGCAATGCAGAGTTTAAACTGTTTTCCTCCTCCTATACAAGGGGAAGTTTGCTTTTTGAAAATTTCCTTTAAGAAAGTATCTTGTAGTTATTTGGAGCCAGGAAGAGCTCAGCAGAACTAAGAATCTTAAGTGATGCAGCTGTTTAATCATCACAGTccctgggttttctttttctctaacCCTTAAACTCATCACAGCAAGTCTTCAGCATTACCTTCTGCTACAGCAGCTAGATCCCTAAAGCTGAGACTTGAGATGGTGTGAAGGCCTGGACACACAATGTTTGGTAATACTAAATCCCATCTCAACCAACATGTGTTGGACAATGTAAAATCATTCtttcaaaagaaaccaaaccattctcctAACCAAACAATCTAACTTGAAAATGAAAATCCAAAATACACTCACCTATGCACCTTTGTTATGTCCCAAAGAACACCTTCACTTCGATAGGCAATCATGAACAGGGTTTTTGGGAGAAGGCAACTCTTAAGAGTGGTAAGTACTGACTTGTGTCTGTGCCTCTGTCTCTCTGCCACGCTTGTCTTTAGGGTTATGGGAGTACACCTCATTTTGTGCAAGTGAAATGACTTTTTGATTCTTGTTAATGCACTTTAATGTAACCTGTACATTTATacttagacttttttttttaaatgcttttctaGTAAACTGTTGCAAAATTAGTGAATAAATATTGGGTTGTCAAAAAACTGTGGGTGTGAGAAAATAAGCTTAGAAAAAGTAACTTAGAAAAGTAACACCCAGATTTGGAAAGTTGGCCTCATTTGCACATGCTCAAGTAGCTACACTGAAGCAGAGCACTTAGAGAGAAGAAAGTAAGAGGTGACGCTGAGCTGACAGGGCTGGAATTTAATGTAGGCAAAGGGACTGCTTTTGCTGTGACTCACAGTTTGTTC is from Dryobates pubescens isolate bDryPub1 chromosome 20, bDryPub1.pri, whole genome shotgun sequence and encodes:
- the SLC16A3 gene encoding monocarboxylate transporter 4, which encodes MGAVVADDGPTGVKAPDGGWGWAVLFGCFIITGFSYAFPKAVSVFFKELIREFGIGYSDTAWISSILLAMLYGTGPLCSVCVNRFGCRPVMLVGGLFASMGMVIASFCTSIVQIYLTAGVITGLGLALNFQPSLIMLNRYFDKRRPLANGLSAAGSPVFLCALSPLGQILQHEYGWRGGFLILGGMLLNCCVCGALMRPLEPPKKSEATKEPSEKKAKKKLLDFSVFKDGGFVIYTLAASIMVLGLFVPPVFVVSYAKDLKYQDTKAAFLLTILGFIDIFARPICGMVAGLKWVRPRCVYLFSFAMIFNGFTDLMGSMSVDYAGLVVFCIFFGISYGMVGALQFEVLMAIVGTQKFSSAIGLVLLAEAMAVLIGPPSAGKLLDATGRYMFVFIIAGIEVTTSALVLALGNFFCIKKKPEEPQTKEEAAEREELNKSEDKTPEDAKVDSIEVEQFLKDEPEKNGEVVTNPETCV